The sequence below is a genomic window from Saccopteryx leptura isolate mSacLep1 chromosome 3, mSacLep1_pri_phased_curated, whole genome shotgun sequence.
ACTTGAAATACAGCACACATGCAGAAAACTACCTGGTCATGTCTGTGCCAGCAGTAGCATGTCACCTGGATCCTCACAGCTCTCAGAGTCACCACCATCGGTTTTCAAGGATACCATGATTTTATTGCATTGCCCCTTGCTTGCCTATACATCCCTCCACACAACTGCTCGATTTTGCTTGTTCTGAATGCTATGTAAATTGTGCTCTCTACCTATGTGATGCCTGTACCCACAGGGTGGTAAGGTTTGCCTTGCATGCTGCTGGCTGTGCCTTATCCAGGTCTTTGTTGTCAAGCTGGATTGTATGAGCTCACAGGATCTACTCTTCCGTGATGGCGGTTGGAGCTGCTTCTGGTTCGGAACTGTTGTGGAAAATGCTGCCACACACCTTCCTGCAGGAAGACTTGCTCTTGTGTGTCCAGGGAGAGCAAGCCCCAAAGAAGTAAGGActcagaggagaggcagccatgcctggcctgggatgaggaagaccttGGCCTCTCTGATTCCCAGCACTCTCTGCCCCAACCCTGGGGCCATGGACACAGCCAGCTAAGTTGATatgttttcaaagttttattgTAAAATAGAGCTTAAGTCACAGGGATTAGGAAACTTTGCACTTGACATATACGACACGTAAGGGCGAAGCACATGCTTGGCCCTGTGAGGACCTGAGACACATGTGTGTCCCTGACCCTGCTCCAGTCTGGACAGCATCTGGACGCACAAGCAACTCAGACCAATCCTCAGTGTTAGAAGTGCTGAAATGGTCAAGGAGTGATTCACTGCTCGGAAAGCCGAGAGCACAGGGGGAGCTATGCTGGTGCCACCCTGCCAGCAGCCATGAGAGTGGACACGGTGCTTAGGGCCTGGACAGTAGGGTCCAGACTTACAGgaacatttcagaaagaaaaatttagggACCAACGTGGTACATTAACTTCTCATTTTTACTGTTTAGGCAGGgtattacaaaaataagaaagaaaaatataaaggagaCTTCGTTTCACCATAATTTTTCACAAACACAAGGATATTTTGGCCTTCCACTCCCCTTTCAGGAAAGACATAATCTCCAaataaagcactttttaaaaagttgaataaagtggacttttaaaaaaaataccatgaattccttatttttcattttgccaCAGAACCTAAAAATGTTGCCATCTCAAGGTTGGCAAAACAGCATTTGGGAGCCACTTGATGGGAGGTGAGTGGCTTCAGGGCCCAGGCCATGGAGAGTGGGGCAggagaggagctgggggagggcaCAGAGGCATCCAGGCTGGCCCATGCCCGGGTATCGTTCTGAAAGCACAGGTGACACTGAAGGAAGGGCTTTAGGCTAGGCTGTGAATCAAGTTGCACTTTAGAAAGACCACTGTGGGGGCAGCATGAAGGATGTGTTAGCAGAACGGGCTGGAGGCAGTCCTGATACCAGGGCTTCTGTGGTTCCTTCTGAGGGTCCACCTGCCAGGGCTGCTCCTTGGAGCCCATGACAGCTGGGTCCACAAGCAAGGGAGTCTGGAGTCAGGGACGAGCtggcagtggggtgggggtgtggcaGCACCACTAGTCCTGCTGGAAGTAGAACTTGGTGACTCTGACATCCTCCTTGGGCATGTTGGTGAGGCTGACGGGCTGGTCCGCCTCCAGCGCTGTACAGAGGAACCAGCCTGGGCAGGCGGCGGACTCAAAGCTGGAGGTCGGGCCATTGTCTGAGCGGATGAAGGTGAAGCGCTTGTTCTGCTCTTTGGTCTCATTCAGGTCAGTGATGTTGACCTCCTGGAAGCCAAAAAATTAGCAGGTAAGAGCTCCTATGCCACCTACCCCCTTGCCCCACCATAATGGGGCCCTAAGGCCACAGTAAGTGCCAGAGAAATGCTGACTTGGAGACCCTTGCAGGAGACCACACATCCCATTGTCACACCTTGGCTTGGAGAAATCTGGCCACTCTCGCCAGGGGTCAAAAAATTTAGTGAACACATGGCACCATCAGCAGAGGCCTGAGCCTGTGGAGGCTGAGCTCTGTCGAGATCTGTGCCTCTGAGGAGGAGGCAGTGCAGAAGGTGGGCAGAGGATCACTGTCCATTTGACATTATCCCTACGCCACCCA
It includes:
- the IL1RN gene encoding interleukin-1 receptor antagonist protein isoform X3; the encoded protein is MQAFRIWDINQKTFYMRNNQLVAGYLQGPNTKLEEKLDVVPIDPHTVLLGIHGGKLCLSCVKSGDEIKLQLEEVNITDLNETKEQNKRFTFIRSDNGPTSSFESAACPGWFLCTALEADQPVSLTNMPKEDVRVTKFYFQQD